The genomic segment ACGCCCAACTCCAGCACGGACTGTACTGACCCCGGAGGGAACCATGCGCCGGACGACCCCAATTACCATTGCGTACACCCCGGACAGCGACGACGCGTTCTATTACGACGCGCTGGAGCACGGGCTCGTGTCGATGCCCGGCTACCGGCCCCGGTTCCGGCGCGAGCCGATGGCGGTCCTGAACCGCGAGGCCCTGACCGGGACCAACGAGGTCACCGCGATCTCGTCCGTGGTGTACCCCGCGATCGCCGGCCGGTACGCGATCCTCAGCGTCGGGACCAGCGTGGGCCGCGGCTACGGCCCGGTGCTCGTGAGCCGCGAGCCCCGCACGCTGAGCGCCCTCGCCGGCCGCCGCGTCGGCGTGCCCGGCGTCCCCACGACGGGCTGGTTCCTGCTCCGGACACTGTGCCCCGGCGCGGTCACGGTCGAGATGCCGTTCGACGAGATCGCCGGCGCGGTGGCCGCGGGCGCACTCGACGCGGGTGTCATGATCCACGAGGAGCTGCTGTATTACCCGCGGATGGGCCTCCGCCGGGTCACCGACCTCGGCGCCGAGTGGTGCCGGCGCCACGCGCTCCCCCTTCCGGTCGGGTTGAACGTGGTCCGCCGCGACCTCGGCAGCGCCGGGATGCGGACCGTCTGTACCGCGATTTCCGCGAGCCTGCACCACGCGCGGCTGAATCCGGAACCGGCACTCGCGCGGGTCAGCCGGTTCGGCCGTGGGGCCACGGGCGGGTGTACGGAGCAGTTCGTCCAGATGTTCGCGAACGACGATTCACAATGTATGCCGGCGGACGTGCGGGCCGCGCTCGGGGTGCTGTTGGCGCAGGTCGTCGCACTCGGGGCGGGTCCGGCGGTGCCGCCGATCGACATCATCGAACCCGCACCCGCGACCGTGGCTGTTGCCTGAACACCACCTGCTGAGAGGAGCGCGAGATGGGACCGACGGAACGGGCGCTGGCGACCAAACGCGATTTCCTGGTGCCGTGCGTGTACCACTTCTACCAGCGCCCGCCGGTGCTGGTCCGCGGGGCCGGCGCGTTCCTCTTCGACGCGGACGGGAAGCGGTACCTGGACTGCTTCGCGGGCGTCACGGTGATGAACGCGGGGCACTCGAACCCCGCTATCATCGAACCGGTCGTCGAGCAGCTCCGCGCCCTGGTTCACGCGACGAGCGTTTACCTGACGGAACCGGTCCTGGAACTGGCCTGGGCGATCGCGGAGTTGGCCCCCCCCGGCCTGCGGCGGAGCTTCTTCTGCGCGAGCGGGAGCGAGGCCAACGAGGGCGCGATCATGCTCGCGGCTCTCGCAACGGGCCGCAAGGAGTACGTCTCGCTCGACGGCGCGCTCCACGGCCGGACGAAGGCCGCGATCAACGCCAACGGCCTCGAGATGTGGCGCACCGACCCGTTCCCGCTGGCCGACTTTCACCGCGTCCCCGGCCCGCGCCACCCCGACAGCCTCCCCGGACTGGAGCGGCTGCTCCGGAGGGAAACGGTCGCCGCGGTACTCGCCGAACCCGTTCAGGGGAACGGCGGGATCGTCGTCCCGCCCGACGGCTACTGGAGCGAACTCCGCAGACTCTGCACGAAGTACGGCACGCTCCTGATCGCCGACGAGATCCAGACCGCGTGGAACCGGACCGGGCGCTGGTTCGCCACGACGCACTGGAACGTGGTGCCGGACATTGTGACCGTCGCGAAGGCACTGGGGAACGGCTTCCCCATCGCCGCGTACCTCACGACCGATACCATCGCCGCGAAGTACACCCGGCCCGGGGCCGCCACGTTCGGCGGCAATCTGGTCTCGTGCCGCGCGGCCCTCGCGACACTCCGCTTCCACCAGGAACACCGACTGGGTGAACGGAGCGCCCGCCTCGGCGAGCACCTCCGCGCCCGGCTCCGCGCGGTGCAGCACCGCCGCGGGGTGATCGCGGACGTCCGCGGCCTGGGCCTGATGGTGGCGGCCGAACTCGACGCCGGACCGAACAGCGCGGCGCTCACGGACGCCGTGCTGGAGCAGATGAAAGACGCCGGGTACTTGCTCGGCAAGTGCGGACCGGGGCGGAACGTGCTCGCGTTCCTGCCGCCGCTGGTCGTGGAGCCGAACGACCTGGACCGCATGATCGACGACCTCGACCGGACGCTCGCGTCAGTGGCCTGACGCACTCGGCCGTGCGTTCCTCGCGACCTGTCGCAGCGAGGCGCCGCTTCACGGTCGCCCGTGCGTTCCTCGCGACCTGTCGCAGCGAGGCGCCGCTTCACGGTCGCCCGTGCGTTCCTCGCGACCTGTCGCAGCGAGGCGCCGCTTCACGGTCGCCCGTGCGTTCCTCGCGACCTGTCGCAGCGAGGCGCTGCTTCACGGTCGCCCGTGCGTTCCTCGCGACCTGTCGCAGCGAGGCGCTGCTTCACGGTCGCTCCATGCGCCCCGTCCTTTCACGGAGGATCAGGAATGTTGAAGAAGGCAATCGCTCTGGGCGTGTTCCTGGCTGGCGGCCTGGCCCTTGGGGCCGAACCGGCCGCGTCCGGGCCACAGGTCGGTGAGAAGGTGCCGGGGCCGTTCAAGCCGTTGAACGCGACCGGGCCGGACGCCGGCAAGGAGGAGTGCCTGTACTGCAAGCAGGGCTCCAAGCCGATGGTGATGGTGTTCGCCCGCGAACTCACGCCGGGCGTCGCCGCCCTCATCAAGAAGCTCGACGCCGCCACCGCCGCCAAGAGCGAGGCCGGGCTGGCGAGTTGCGTCATCGTGCTCAGCGACGCCAAGGACCTGGCCGCGTCCCTCGGTAAGTGGGCGCAGGCCGAGAAAATCACCCACACGGTCCTCGCGACCTACGCCGCGACCGGGCCGGCGAAGTACGCGCTGGCCCCCGACGCCGCGGTCACGGTCCTGCTTTACACCAAGCACACGGTGAAAGCGAACCACACGTTCCGGGCCGGCGAGTTGAAGGACGCGGGCGCGGACGCGGTCGTGGCCGATATCGCCAAGATCCTCCCCCGCGAGTAGTGTTCGGCACGAGCGATCGGTCCCGGTGCGATTTCGTCACCGGGACCGACCGCTCGCGCCGTTTATCGGAGTAGCCTATGAGCCTTCGTCCGATGGGAACCCCGACCCGCACGGCCGGGATCGTGGTCGCGTTCGCCCTCGCCGCGGCCGGCGGGTGCGAACTCATTTCGAACCGGCTGAGCAAGTGGAAGATGCTCGACCAGTCGGCCCTGGAGAACCCCCTCAAGGCGGTGGGCGGCGACGGCATCGTGTTCGCGCCCGCCGGCGAGGACCGCCCCCTCAATCGGGACAAGCTCGCGAAGGCGCAGCCCACCGAGCTGGTGGCGTACTACGCGCCGGTACTCATCCAGCAGCGGGTGAACACCGCGGCCGGGCGGCACCCGTACCCGCCGGAATTCGATTTGGTCGGCACGGCGCAACTCCAGCGCGACGCGAAGGGGGAACTCAAAGCCAAGGTCGGCGGCGAGCCCGCCGTGTACGCGATCTACCAGAAGCTCCCGATCGGCGCGCGCGAGCACGTTCAGCTCACCTACACCGCGTGGTACCCGGCGCACCCGCGGATGAAGGCGATCGACCTCGAAGAAGCGGACATCGACAGTTGCGTGCTCCGCATCACCCTGGACGACCAGAACGCGCCGATCCTGTTCGAGACGATCGCCGCGTGCGGGTGCTTCCACAAAGCGTTCGTGGAAAAATGGGTGGAAGAGGCCGCCGCCAAGGAGTTCGGCGCGCCGGAGCGGAACAAGAAGTACGCGGTCGAGCGCACCATCAAGGGCGACATCGATTGGGAAGTGGCGGGCGTGGTGGACGAGCCGCGCGACCAGCCGCGGCGCCCGGTGGTGTTCATCAAGGCGGGCGACCACAAGGTTCTGGGCGTGGGGAGCACCGCGCGGCTCAAGGTGCCGCCGGGCGCCGACACCCGCCGGTACGCGGTCACGGACTACGCCGTTCTGTACGACCTGCCGCTGCCGAACGGCGAACGGGCGCCGTTCTTCGACCTCGGCAACGGCGGGAAGGTGCGCGGCGCGGAGCGCAAGGAGGGGCGGCTCCTGTCGCTCATCGGCGTCGATTCCGCCGGCCAGCCCCGCGCGAACGATCAGATCAAGCTCCACTTCGACCAGAGCACCTGGAGCGATTCCACGATCTACGGGCGGTTCTTGCGCCTCCCGCCGGGAACGTTGTAAGGAGCAGAGATGCCCGGCGAAGAGCGCGCGGCGGTTCATCACGTTTCGAAGGTGTACGGCGCCGGCCCGAACCGCGTGGACGCGCTCCGCGGGGTCAGTTTGACGTTCGGAGCGGGCGAGTTCGTCGCCGTGACCGGTCCGTCCGGGTGCGGCAAGAGTACGCTCCTCCATCTGCTCGCCGGTCTGGACGCGCCGACCTCCGGCACGGTTCTCGTTAACGGAACCGACCTCGGGCGCCTGAGCGAAGAGGAGCGCGCCGCGTTCCGCGGGCGGACCGTCGGCGTGGTGTTCCAGAGCTTCAACCTGCTCGACATCCTGACGGC from the Frigoriglobus tundricola genome contains:
- a CDS encoding MqnA/MqnD/SBP family protein, whose amino-acid sequence is MRRTTPITIAYTPDSDDAFYYDALEHGLVSMPGYRPRFRREPMAVLNREALTGTNEVTAISSVVYPAIAGRYAILSVGTSVGRGYGPVLVSREPRTLSALAGRRVGVPGVPTTGWFLLRTLCPGAVTVEMPFDEIAGAVAAGALDAGVMIHEELLYYPRMGLRRVTDLGAEWCRRHALPLPVGLNVVRRDLGSAGMRTVCTAISASLHHARLNPEPALARVSRFGRGATGGCTEQFVQMFANDDSQCMPADVRAALGVLLAQVVALGAGPAVPPIDIIEPAPATVAVA
- a CDS encoding aspartate aminotransferase family protein codes for the protein MGPTERALATKRDFLVPCVYHFYQRPPVLVRGAGAFLFDADGKRYLDCFAGVTVMNAGHSNPAIIEPVVEQLRALVHATSVYLTEPVLELAWAIAELAPPGLRRSFFCASGSEANEGAIMLAALATGRKEYVSLDGALHGRTKAAINANGLEMWRTDPFPLADFHRVPGPRHPDSLPGLERLLRRETVAAVLAEPVQGNGGIVVPPDGYWSELRRLCTKYGTLLIADEIQTAWNRTGRWFATTHWNVVPDIVTVAKALGNGFPIAAYLTTDTIAAKYTRPGAATFGGNLVSCRAALATLRFHQEHRLGERSARLGEHLRARLRAVQHRRGVIADVRGLGLMVAAELDAGPNSAALTDAVLEQMKDAGYLLGKCGPGRNVLAFLPPLVVEPNDLDRMIDDLDRTLASVA